The genomic region ATTTCCAAAATCTCAAATCTTAAATCTTAAATCTTAAATCTCAAAATGCCGCGACTTCAGCTTCCCGACTGTCCCAACGTCAGCCTCGTGGCGTTCTACGGCGATAAACCCCCCGAATTGAGCGCCACGATCGCCGAACTGCACGAGCGCTTGAGTGCATCTCTGTCGGGAAACTTTCACCCCTACCGCCTCGCTCAAATCCACGCCACGGCGATCGGCTGTGAAGGGGTCAAGACCGACGGGGCGATCGTCGGGAAATGGTTTTTAGAACGGCGGGAAGAAGTGCGATCGCTAGAGTTGGATAGATTTATACTATATGCCCGCCGCTTTCCCCGAGTTCGGGTGCGCTTCGGCGGTTACGATCGCGCCACGGACTACGGCTTTCTCAGTCGCCAGCGCCATCCCGCCGAGCGATCGTTCCAATTCCAAGGGAACCTCGCCGTTTTAGTGGGTTGGATCGAGGACAATGGCACGTTTCCGGCGACCGTCGATCGATTTCGGCGCGGGGCGCAAGCGTACAATCTCTTACACAAATTTCACGATCGCCCGGAAACATTCGACAACGATATATACTTGCGTTTGGGTGGCGTACGGCAGCCCCTCGCCGAGGACGAGCGCGATCGTGTCGAACGAGAGATCCGGGAATTTTTGAGCGCGCGACCGCCCGTTGAGGTTCCCCTCACTCCAGAACAGCTCGCCTTCGTCGGCTATCGGGACCTCTGTCTGACCCCGGAAACCACCACGGCGATCGCACTCTCCCAAGTGCGGGCGATCGATCTCGAAGCCCTTTATCCGGAAATTTGACCCATTCGGGATCCAAGCCGAAAACAACATCAAACCCGATTGACCGATAGCGAGCGATCGCCCCGCTTCTCGTGCGGTAGGGGCGATCGCTCGCTCAGGGGTGACTGGAAAAAATCGAGCCTAGAGGAGACCCTCCTTCTTCGCCATCGAGAGCATCAAATCAATCACGCGGCAAGAATAACCCCACTCGTTGTCATACCAAGAAACAACCTTAAAGAAATTCGAGTTCAGTTCCATCCCCGCCCCCGCATCGAAAATACTCGAATGGGGATCGCCGACAAAATCCGTGGAAACCACCGGATCTTCCGTATACCCGAGGACTCCTTTCAACTCGCCCTCGGACGCCGCCTTCATCGCCGCACAAATATCGTCATAGGTCGTCGCTTTTTCCGTGCGGAAGGTCAAATCGACCACCGACACGTCAGGAGTCGGCACCCGCATCGCCATCCCGGTGAGTTTTCCTTTCAGTTCCGGCAGCACCAAGGTCACCGCTTTCGCAGCTCCCGTAGACGCGGGAATGATATTTTGAGCCGCACCGCGACCGCCGCGCAAGTCTTTCTTACTCGGTCCGTCTACAGTCGGTTGGGTGGCGGTCATGGCGTGAATCGTGGTCATCAGCCCTTCGACTAAGCCGAAATTGTCGTTAATGACTTTGGCGATGGGGGCTAGGCAGTTGGTGGTACAACTGGCGTTTGAGACCACGGTGTGACCTTTGGGATCGAACTGGTCTTCGTTGACACCCATTAAGAAGGTCGGGACTTTGTCCGGATCTTTGGTCGGCGCGGAAATAACGACCCGTTTCGCTCCGCCTTTAACGTGTTTGGAGGCTCCCTCGAAAGTGGTAAACAGTCCGGTGGACTCAACGATGTAATCGGCACCGTATTTACCCCAGGGCAGTTCGGCGGGATCTTTGATGGCGCTACAGGGGATCGTTTTGCCATCGACGACGATCGCGTCATCTTTGACTTGGACGGAGCCGTTAAATTTTCCTTGGGTCGAGTCGTATTGGAGCAAATACGCCAAGTTTTCCGCAGGAACGAGGTCGTTAATGCCGACGAACTCGATATTGGGATTGTTTAATCCGGCTCGAAAGACGAGGCGTCCGATCCGCCCGAATCCGTTAATCCCGACTTTGATAGTGGCCACAATAAAAGCTCCTCAAGGTAAACTTCTTTGACAATACAATCATCACTTCTAGGGATTCGTCTATCCCCCAAGTGAGGGAAACCCTTATCTGTGGGACTCTAACGAACGGTAGAGGGGGTCTAAAGGGCTTTAGGAAACTTTTAGACCCCAACGGTTCCGAGGGCGCTCAATCGATGCTCGGTCCGGCTTCGACAATTTCGGGACGGGCGCTGGTAAAGCGCTTGAAGTTTTCGACGAACAAACGGGCCAACTCTCGGGCTTGACGGTCGTAGGCGTCGGGATCGCTCCAGGTTTGGCGGGGGTTGAGGACTTCGGACGGCACTCCGGGAACGGTTTCGGGTACGAGGATTTTGAAAATGGGGTGCGGGTGGAAGCTGACGGCGTTTAAGTCGCCGTTGAGGGCGGCAGTGACCATGGCGCGGGTATGTTTGATCGAGATGCGTTGGCCGACGCCGTAGGGACCGCCAGACCATCCGGTGTTGATCAGGTAGACGCTGGCATGGTCGTTGTATTTACGCAGCCGTTCCCCGAGCATTTCGGCGTAGACGGTGGCGGACAGGGGTAAGAAGGGTTTGCCGAAGCAGGCGGAGAAGGTAGCTTGCGGTTCGACGATGCCGCGTTCGGTTCCGGCGAGTTTGCTGGTGTAGCCGGACATGAAGTAGTACATCGCCTGACGGTTTGTGAGTTTGGCGATCGGGGGCAGCACGCCGAAGGCATCGGCGGAGAGAAAGATGACGGTGTTGGGATGGCTGCCGACGCTGGGGATCGCGGCGTTGGGGATGTAGTGGATGGGGTAGCCGACGCGGGTGTTTTCGGTGAGGCTGCCGTCGTCGTAGTCCGGATGGCGGCTGTCGCGGGTGAGGACGACGTTTTCCATCATCGACCCGAAGCGAATTGCTTCCCAGATTTGGGGTTCGTTTTCGTAGGAGAGGCGGATGGTTTTGGCGTAACAGCCGCCTTCAAAGTTGAAGATGCCTTTTGGCGACCAGCCGTGTTCGTCGTCGCCGATCAGGCGGCGGGTCGGATCGGCGGATAGGGTGGTTTTTCCGGTGCCGGACAGGCCAAAAAAGAGGGCTGTATTGCCCTGTTCGTCCATATTGGCGCTGCAGTGCATCGGCAGGACGTCTCGCTTGGTCATGAAGTAGTTCATGAGGGAGAAGACGGATTTTTTGATTTCTCCGGCGTATTTGGATCCGCCGATGATCACGAGTTTTTTGCCGAAGTGAATGACGATGAAGGCTTCGGAGTTGATGCCGTCGTCGATGTCCGGGTCGCCTTGCAGTCCGGGAACGGCGATGACGGTGAAGTCGGCTTGGTGGTCGTCGAGTTCTTCGGGGGTGGGCCGGATGAACAGTTGATGGGCGAATAAGCTTTGGGAGGGGCGTTCGGTGATGATGCGAACGCCGACGCGGTAGTCGGGATCGGCGCCGACGAAGCCGTCGAACAGGTAGAGGTCTCGTCCTTGGACGTAGGATTGGATGCGTCGGTAGAGTAAGTCGAAGTTGTCTTCGGAGATGGCGACGTTGGTTTTGCTCCAGTGGACTTCGTCGTGGCTGGTGGCTTCGTCCACGATAAATTTATCGTTGGGAGAGCGCCCGGTATATTTGCCCGTCTTGACACATAGAGCGCCG from Oxynema aestuarii AP17 harbors:
- the gap gene encoding type I glyceraldehyde-3-phosphate dehydrogenase, translated to MATIKVGINGFGRIGRLVFRAGLNNPNIEFVGINDLVPAENLAYLLQYDSTQGKFNGSVQVKDDAIVVDGKTIPCSAIKDPAELPWGKYGADYIVESTGLFTTFEGASKHVKGGAKRVVISAPTKDPDKVPTFLMGVNEDQFDPKGHTVVSNASCTTNCLAPIAKVINDNFGLVEGLMTTIHAMTATQPTVDGPSKKDLRGGRGAAQNIIPASTGAAKAVTLVLPELKGKLTGMAMRVPTPDVSVVDLTFRTEKATTYDDICAAMKAASEGELKGVLGYTEDPVVSTDFVGDPHSSIFDAGAGMELNSNFFKVVSWYDNEWGYSCRVIDLMLSMAKKEGLL
- the pckA gene encoding phosphoenolpyruvate carboxykinase (ATP), which encodes MSGNMKPSIESQGTDNKPDLYRNIYQDVSIAQLIENTLAHKDGVELPHPNMKSKIRLDGSPSYGLEALGLKNLGQVYRNLTVPKLIEHAIARAEGILADNGALCVKTGKYTGRSPNDKFIVDEATSHDEVHWSKTNVAISEDNFDLLYRRIQSYVQGRDLYLFDGFVGADPDYRVGVRIITERPSQSLFAHQLFIRPTPEELDDHQADFTVIAVPGLQGDPDIDDGINSEAFIVIHFGKKLVIIGGSKYAGEIKKSVFSLMNYFMTKRDVLPMHCSANMDEQGNTALFFGLSGTGKTTLSADPTRRLIGDDEHGWSPKGIFNFEGGCYAKTIRLSYENEPQIWEAIRFGSMMENVVLTRDSRHPDYDDGSLTENTRVGYPIHYIPNAAIPSVGSHPNTVIFLSADAFGVLPPIAKLTNRQAMYYFMSGYTSKLAGTERGIVEPQATFSACFGKPFLPLSATVYAEMLGERLRKYNDHASVYLINTGWSGGPYGVGQRISIKHTRAMVTAALNGDLNAVSFHPHPIFKILVPETVPGVPSEVLNPRQTWSDPDAYDRQARELARLFVENFKRFTSARPEIVEAGPSID